Proteins encoded within one genomic window of Schaalia sp. HMT-172:
- a CDS encoding DUF5067 domain-containing protein: MSNPYAPEGQDSWNKGNDQGAYTGSAQPYDPNAMPYPQGQDNGYVDQTQQFQPGYGDQGGFAADQTQQFQPGYGDQGGFAADQTQQFQPGYGDQGGFAADQTQQFQPGYGDQGGFAADQTQQFQPGYGDQGGYADQTQQYAAGYADPYTQYGSDTPSPDGKKGSKLPIIVAAVAGVLVLVLIVVGAVIFINRDSEPEPDPTTTSAAPTPTSSPTPTSTSSPKPTPTSSPTPSPSPSSSGAPTGNPGTYHANGNYSVDFKNGVHLEITKIEKGPVDEDGSNTLLVTYSMTNNSNVEQSSTLLDPDLSQKGIDMSSAFFERGKEPAGYDIWASISVTAKPGETKTFMKAYKLPYDNEQVTFKTIDFDDFRAKIPDWTWQP; this comes from the coding sequence ATGAGTAACCCATACGCTCCCGAGGGCCAGGATTCCTGGAACAAGGGAAATGACCAGGGCGCCTACACCGGCTCGGCTCAGCCCTACGATCCGAACGCCATGCCCTACCCCCAGGGGCAGGACAACGGGTACGTGGATCAGACTCAGCAGTTCCAGCCTGGTTATGGTGATCAGGGTGGGTTTGCTGCGGATCAGACTCAGCAGTTCCAGCCTGGTTATGGTGATCAGGGTGGGTTTGCTGCGGATCAGACTCAGCAGTTCCAGCCTGGTTATGGTGATCAGGGTGGGTTTGCTGCGGATCAGACTCAGCAGTTCCAGCCTGGTTATGGTGATCAGGGTGGGTTTGCTGCGGATCAGACTCAGCAGTTCCAGCCCGGTTACGGTGATCAGGGCGGGTATGCAGACCAGACCCAGCAGTACGCCGCAGGCTACGCGGACCCCTACACCCAATACGGCTCGGACACTCCATCGCCCGACGGCAAGAAGGGCTCCAAGCTCCCGATCATCGTCGCAGCAGTCGCCGGCGTCCTCGTGCTGGTCCTCATCGTCGTCGGCGCAGTCATCTTCATCAACCGCGACAGCGAACCCGAGCCCGACCCCACGACCACCAGCGCCGCGCCGACACCGACGAGCAGCCCGACGCCAACCTCGACGAGCAGCCCGAAGCCAACGCCGACAAGCAGCCCGACCCCCTCGCCGAGCCCATCCTCGAGCGGGGCACCGACCGGCAACCCCGGCACCTATCACGCTAACGGCAATTACAGCGTCGACTTCAAGAACGGGGTGCACCTCGAAATAACGAAGATCGAAAAGGGTCCCGTTGACGAGGACGGGTCGAACACGCTGCTGGTCACCTACTCGATGACCAACAACTCCAACGTCGAGCAGAGCAGCACCCTCCTCGATCCTGATCTCAGCCAGAAGGGGATCGACATGAGCTCCGCCTTCTTTGAGCGCGGTAAGGAACCTGCAGGCTACGACATCTGGGCAAGCATCTCCGTGACAGCCAAGCCCGGTGAGACGAAGACCTTCATGAAGGCCTACAAGCTCCCCTACGACAACGAACAGGTCACCTTCAAGACCATCGACTTCGATGACTTCCGCGCCAAGATCCCCGACTGGACCTGGCAGCCGTGA
- the gyrB gene encoding DNA topoisomerase (ATP-hydrolyzing) subunit B, protein MADNEKTAEGEQSYGASDITVLEGLEAVRKRPGMYIGSTGERGLHHLVYEVVDNSVDEALAGYADHIEVTIQADGGIKVVDNGRGIPVDEHPTEHKPTVEVVMTILHAGGKFGGGGYAVSGGLHGVGISVVNALSTRVNTEIRRQGYVWRMSFANGGTPITPLERGEATDETGTTQVFYPDPEIFETVEFDFETLRQRFQQMAFLNKGLRISLTDEREFATDEGDEIAGGEEASDKKTKGHRTVTYCYEHGLRDYVEYLDSAKKSDTINNEIIDFEAENDEGTMSVEIAMQWTTAYSSSVHTFANTINTTEGGMHEEGFRTALTSLVNRYGRDKGIIRDKDDNLTGDDVREGLTAVISIKLTEPQFEGQTKTKLGNTEARTFVAQQVYSKLTDWFDAHPADAKAIIAKGQAAQAARVAARKAREATRRKGVLESASMPGKLRDCSSRTPSECEIFIVEGDSAGGSAVGGRDPERQAILPIRGKILNVEKARLDRALSSDTIRSLITAFGTGIGEDFDISKLRYGKIVIMADADVDGQHIATLLLTLLFRYMRPLIEGGHTFIAMPPLYRIKWTNAEHEFAYSDKERDELLAAGAAANRRLPKEGGIQRYKGLGEMNDHELWETTMDPEHRILKQVTLDEAADADETFTILMGDDVDRRRTFIQRNATDVRFLDI, encoded by the coding sequence GTGGCTGACAACGAGAAGACCGCCGAAGGCGAGCAGTCCTACGGCGCATCGGACATCACCGTCCTCGAGGGCCTGGAAGCCGTCCGCAAGCGCCCGGGCATGTACATCGGATCCACCGGCGAACGCGGTCTGCACCACCTCGTCTACGAGGTCGTCGACAACTCCGTCGACGAGGCCCTGGCAGGCTACGCCGATCACATCGAAGTCACGATCCAGGCAGACGGCGGCATCAAGGTCGTCGACAACGGTCGCGGCATCCCCGTCGACGAGCACCCCACCGAGCACAAGCCCACCGTCGAGGTCGTCATGACGATCCTCCACGCCGGAGGCAAGTTCGGCGGCGGCGGATACGCTGTCTCCGGCGGCCTGCACGGCGTCGGCATCTCCGTCGTCAACGCCCTCTCCACGCGCGTCAACACCGAGATCCGCCGCCAAGGCTACGTGTGGCGCATGTCGTTCGCCAACGGCGGCACCCCCATCACCCCCCTCGAGCGCGGCGAAGCCACCGACGAAACCGGCACCACGCAGGTCTTCTACCCGGACCCGGAGATCTTCGAAACCGTCGAATTCGACTTCGAGACCCTGCGTCAGCGCTTCCAGCAGATGGCCTTCCTCAACAAGGGCCTGCGCATCAGCCTGACCGACGAGCGCGAGTTCGCCACCGACGAAGGCGACGAGATCGCCGGCGGCGAGGAGGCCTCGGACAAGAAGACCAAGGGCCACCGCACCGTCACCTACTGCTACGAGCACGGCCTGCGCGACTACGTCGAATACCTCGACTCCGCGAAGAAGTCCGACACGATCAACAACGAGATCATTGACTTCGAAGCCGAAAACGACGAAGGCACCATGAGCGTCGAAATCGCCATGCAGTGGACCACCGCCTACTCCTCGTCCGTCCACACCTTCGCCAACACCATCAACACGACCGAAGGCGGCATGCACGAGGAGGGCTTCCGCACCGCGCTGACCTCCCTCGTCAACCGCTACGGCCGCGACAAGGGCATCATCCGCGACAAGGACGACAACCTCACCGGTGACGACGTCCGCGAAGGCCTGACCGCCGTCATCTCGATCAAGCTCACCGAGCCCCAGTTCGAAGGCCAGACGAAGACCAAGCTCGGCAACACCGAGGCCCGCACCTTCGTCGCCCAGCAGGTCTACTCCAAGCTCACCGACTGGTTCGACGCCCACCCCGCCGACGCCAAGGCCATCATCGCCAAGGGCCAGGCCGCACAGGCCGCCCGCGTCGCCGCCCGCAAGGCCCGCGAGGCAACGAGGCGCAAGGGCGTCCTCGAATCCGCCTCCATGCCCGGCAAGCTGCGCGACTGCTCCTCGCGCACCCCCTCCGAGTGCGAAATCTTCATCGTCGAGGGCGACTCCGCAGGCGGCTCCGCCGTCGGCGGCCGCGACCCCGAGCGCCAGGCCATCTTGCCCATCCGCGGCAAGATCCTCAACGTCGAAAAGGCGCGCCTGGACCGAGCCCTGTCCTCGGACACCATCCGCTCCCTCATCACCGCCTTCGGTACCGGCATCGGCGAAGACTTCGACATCTCGAAGCTGCGCTACGGCAAGATCGTCATCATGGCGGACGCCGACGTCGACGGCCAACACATCGCCACGCTGCTGCTGACCCTCCTCTTCCGCTACATGCGACCCCTCATCGAGGGCGGCCACACCTTCATCGCGATGCCCCCGCTGTACCGCATCAAGTGGACCAACGCCGAGCACGAATTCGCCTACTCCGACAAGGAACGCGACGAACTGCTCGCCGCCGGCGCCGCCGCGAACCGCCGCCTGCCCAAGGAGGGCGGCATCCAGCGCTACAAGGGCCTCGGCGAAATGAACGACCATGAACTGTGGGAGACCACCATGGATCCGGAACACCGAATCCTCAAGCAGGTCACCCTCGACGAGGCCGCAGACGCCGACGAAACCTTCACGATCCTCATGGGCGACGACGTTGACCGACGCCGCACCTTCATCCAGCGCAACGCCACCGACGTGCGCTTCCTCGACATCTGA